The following are encoded in a window of Candidatus Aegiribacteria sp. genomic DNA:
- a CDS encoding YncE family protein: MKNVITIALSIGIVLLSTCGDNTGPSGSDISPSTLSVNFTGQACKSGAGNTQEHAAAPVLSFTGQNSTGQKSNCLVTAFWSVCSDHAFSSYILYRSESSDISSDPSSADVVCEITSPNTTLYVDSDIIWETQYFYVLKTADSDGNGVWSNEVSITTPVIDSPTPSVLSVEDVTWYNVDLSWTTCPNPNFESYRLYRSLTPNIEDDSTLADIVCDLSWSLDTAYTDTTVTFSTLYHYAMLTTNTEDRSSWSNEISVNTTMDIPDDVVATIDVGNDPWGITSLPSGNYIYVTNRGDDNVSVIRTSDNSVTATINVGEKPYGICALPSGSYVYVTNWGSDNVSVIRTSDNAIVATIDVGTRPVGICTLPSGEYVYVTNRDDNNVSVIRTSDNSVIETVDAGTNPYRICSLPSGEYLYVTNWSSNSVSVIRTSDNSVVKTINMFTNPIGICTLPSGEYVYVSNYGNDLAAIIRTSDNSVMETVDVGNGPWGIHSHPSGECIYVADSTDDTISLIRASDNQVVRAIDVGRNPSSICSLPTGTAVYIVNYADGTISVMQ; encoded by the coding sequence ATGAAAAATGTAATTACTATTGCCCTGAGCATCGGGATTGTTCTCCTCTCAACCTGCGGAGACAATACGGGTCCTTCCGGATCAGACATCTCTCCTTCCACTCTGTCAGTAAACTTTACGGGTCAGGCCTGTAAATCCGGCGCAGGTAATACACAGGAACATGCCGCAGCGCCAGTTCTTTCATTTACAGGGCAGAATTCAACGGGTCAGAAGAGCAACTGTTTAGTAACAGCTTTCTGGAGCGTCTGTTCCGATCATGCGTTCAGCAGCTATATCCTTTACAGGTCAGAATCTTCCGACATATCATCCGATCCTTCATCAGCAGACGTTGTATGTGAAATCACTTCACCCAACACAACATTGTATGTAGATTCGGACATTATCTGGGAAACACAGTACTTCTACGTTCTTAAAACCGCTGATTCAGACGGCAACGGCGTATGGAGCAACGAGGTGTCCATAACTACACCGGTAATTGATTCCCCGACACCCTCCGTTCTGTCGGTGGAAGATGTTACCTGGTATAATGTCGATCTATCCTGGACTACGTGCCCCAATCCGAACTTCGAGTCCTACAGGCTGTACAGATCGTTGACACCGAATATTGAAGATGATTCCACACTTGCAGATATTGTATGTGATCTTTCCTGGTCATTGGATACCGCTTATACGGATACCACAGTAACCTTCTCCACGCTTTATCACTATGCGATGCTTACAACAAATACTGAGGATCGCTCCAGCTGGAGCAATGAGATTTCTGTGAATACCACAATGGATATACCGGACGATGTCGTAGCGACAATAGATGTAGGTAATGACCCATGGGGCATTACTTCACTTCCTTCGGGTAACTACATCTATGTAACGAATCGAGGTGATGATAACGTATCTGTTATACGCACATCCGACAATTCAGTTACAGCGACAATAAATGTTGGAGAAAAACCCTATGGGATCTGCGCTCTTCCATCCGGTTCTTACGTATACGTTACAAACTGGGGCTCAGACAACGTTTCAGTCATCCGGACTTCGGACAACGCAATTGTAGCAACCATCGATGTTGGAACTCGACCTGTCGGAATATGCACACTTCCATCGGGTGAATACGTTTACGTTACAAATCGTGATGACAATAATGTTTCAGTAATTCGTACATCCGATAACTCGGTGATTGAAACTGTAGATGCGGGAACGAACCCTTATCGCATCTGTTCCCTTCCATCAGGGGAATACCTGTACGTTACGAATTGGAGTTCAAACAGCGTTTCAGTAATCCGTACTTCAGACAATTCAGTGGTGAAAACCATCAACATGTTTACAAATCCTATAGGTATATGCACACTCCCATCAGGAGAGTACGTGTACGTATCCAATTACGGCAACGATCTTGCCGCGATTATCCGTACCTCCGACAATTCAGTTATGGAAACCGTGGATGTTGGTAATGGACCATGGGGTATCCATTCACACCCCTCCGGTGAGTGTATTTACGTCGCAGACAGTACCGATGACACGATATCCCTGATTCGCGCCTCTGACAACCAAGTGGTAAGAGCCATAGATGTTGGCAGAAATCCTTCCAGTATATGTTCGCTTCCAACGGGAACCGCAGTATACATAGTCAATTACGCTGATGGGACTATCTCAGTGATGCAGTAG
- a CDS encoding T9SS type A sorting domain-containing protein, translated as MHFKYLIVATVLFTYAFGANSIEQTDWFSGPGVPGPVTSWEDRFDTSIHIDYSNAGELLLQQTPLEYSEYSPKGYESIGTLISSILEMSTDSRDDSFWGNIFWDAGLPSGTEVTFRVRGSDDPGNMGSWSNPITEWGRNLDDILDEEFAYFQYEATLATSNTSITPELFYVIITSEVDSGGFWVPGTSGTTEFLNDVCFVDSLHGWAVGNNGLILVTYNGGVSWDSQISNTIENLNSVSFVDQLHGWVAGAGGTILYTENGGDVWNLQTSGVTTELNGISFVDLNYGWAVGAGELILATTDGGFSPWTQQHSGSTDLNGVHCADDYMTVTAVGDGGLILGTFDAGGNWNPQTSGVTQNLNDVFMSTPNICHAVGNNGTIINSSNSGQAWAPQVSGTLSDLLSVNFVNVYTGWAVGTLGTILYSERGGEEWLLQPGSRTLETLLGVNGTNRDNAVSTGTNGVIMLYNSTTGIEDNPPERCDDMDIILSPNPFRSLTEISYTLQVSSDIEITVLDISGRIVNRVFSGERESGSHSVEFSGRNQSGDLLPSGVYLCVLRSENRTVSSPMILLR; from the coding sequence ATGCATTTCAAATATCTAATAGTAGCGACAGTTCTTTTCACATACGCTTTTGGCGCGAATTCCATAGAACAGACTGACTGGTTCAGTGGTCCGGGAGTTCCGGGTCCGGTAACTTCATGGGAGGATCGCTTCGACACATCTATCCATATCGACTATTCAAACGCCGGTGAACTGCTTCTTCAGCAGACTCCACTAGAATATTCAGAATATTCTCCGAAGGGATACGAGAGTATAGGAACTCTTATTTCCAGTATCCTTGAGATGTCAACAGATTCGCGTGATGATTCATTCTGGGGGAATATCTTCTGGGACGCGGGTCTGCCTTCAGGCACTGAAGTAACGTTCAGAGTAAGGGGGTCCGATGACCCTGGCAACATGGGATCCTGGTCAAATCCGATAACGGAATGGGGCAGGAACCTTGATGATATCCTGGATGAGGAATTTGCGTACTTCCAGTACGAAGCTACTCTGGCAACAAGTAACACATCGATTACTCCTGAGTTATTCTATGTCATAATAACATCTGAAGTTGATTCCGGTGGTTTCTGGGTGCCGGGAACAAGCGGAACAACTGAATTTCTGAACGATGTGTGTTTCGTTGATTCCCTTCACGGATGGGCAGTAGGAAACAACGGTCTTATTCTTGTAACCTATAATGGCGGTGTAAGCTGGGATTCTCAGATAAGCAATACAATAGAGAATTTGAACAGTGTTTCCTTTGTAGATCAATTGCACGGATGGGTAGCGGGAGCAGGCGGAACGATTCTATACACGGAAAACGGGGGAGATGTCTGGAATTTGCAGACAAGCGGCGTAACAACAGAATTGAATGGTATTTCTTTTGTTGATTTGAACTACGGCTGGGCTGTTGGAGCGGGAGAGCTGATTCTTGCCACTACCGATGGCGGTTTTTCACCATGGACACAGCAGCACAGCGGCTCAACTGATCTGAATGGAGTTCACTGCGCTGATGATTATATGACTGTTACTGCGGTAGGCGATGGGGGACTGATTCTGGGAACTTTCGATGCCGGCGGCAACTGGAATCCCCAGACAAGCGGTGTAACACAGAATTTGAACGATGTCTTCATGTCAACTCCGAATATCTGTCATGCGGTCGGGAATAACGGCACGATAATCAACTCGAGTAATTCGGGACAGGCATGGGCACCACAGGTCAGCGGCACGCTTTCCGATCTTCTATCTGTTAATTTCGTAAATGTTTACACAGGATGGGCGGTAGGAACGCTTGGAACGATTCTCTACTCCGAAAGAGGGGGAGAGGAGTGGTTACTGCAGCCGGGAAGCAGAACTTTGGAAACCCTTCTCGGTGTAAACGGCACAAATCGTGATAATGCCGTTTCTACAGGAACCAACGGCGTAATCATGCTGTACAATTCAACAACCGGTATTGAGGATAATCCTCCTGAGCGCTGCGATGATATGGACATCATACTGTCTCCGAATCCTTTCAGGTCGTTAACTGAGATAAGCTATACCTTACAGGTTTCTTCGGATATCGAAATAACGGTGCTTGATATTTCAGGGAGGATAGTCAATAGAGTATTCTCCGGAGAAAGAGAGTCGGGCAGCCACAGTGTTGAGTTCAGCGGAAGGAATCAGTCAGGCGACTTGCTTCCGTCCGGTGTGTACCTGTGCGTATTGCGTTCCGAAAACAGAACGGTCTCAAGTCCCATGATTCTGCTTCGCTGA
- a CDS encoding T9SS type A sorting domain-containing protein → MKTLLISTVLVIALAAGAGEIIVSIPINASAINISEAGIYTRITGTGMGLINNIGEPSLPAYTETIALPTGCMATEIEIINDEFNCVRGRHNVMPEQTPVPFSVEWDVAPVQPDPAIYNSNSFYPSNSVEFAGSSVILGIPVAYVKVFPARWNPISRTVDILTDLKLRVTYESSPEASTVSRRSIQSELRSQEIIRNTVANPEGVSCSGAAIVDSKDLTYGEYVIITIDAYESYAQELADWKTSKGVPANVYTTTWINNNYSCYDLQQEIRAFLTDCRDEGVEYVLIYGDDNVVTGRDVLITLGTVEEYPPVDLYWSDINDMIPGADLWDSNNNHIWGEFEDDNVDYHPDLWTGRASVNSTDECTIFNEKVFVYEGVSSTDYFESSEIEERIGYTTEMLWPGCYGSAGAELISPYVPSEWEEEKCYDSNANNSFAITDSMLNAGPHHVYHASHGGPTGFSLPGGSYSVSDFKNLTNISSGGLPAIWNSISCLIGHLDLYECMGDAWNNSPEGGGFGAFNARYGLGNPGNPGYGVSEVLSRYFYDVMWNDDLYILGVAHAMGNDAMCWPNGEAEDWCVKGYNLFGDPELPMWSRDVSILEAVHTTSISGATNLTVAVSSGGSPVSGARICLQKGDWQTGDIYEVDTANSAGECTFYVNPSSTGTISVVAWARDCVSYQGTITVTGTGFEGGDLQEYINGINAVYPSPAINSVTIPFSIATDGMTRIDVYDISGRVAATIEADEMTAGEHSVQWELADTDGNPVPAGVYCVRISTPEWTGTSNMVVVR, encoded by the coding sequence ATGAAAACTCTTCTCATAAGCACTGTTCTTGTAATCGCTCTAGCTGCCGGCGCAGGTGAAATAATCGTTTCAATACCGATTAACGCTTCAGCAATAAACATCTCTGAGGCCGGCATCTACACGAGAATAACCGGCACGGGAATGGGGCTCATAAATAATATTGGTGAGCCAAGTCTTCCCGCCTATACAGAGACGATAGCTCTGCCAACAGGCTGCATGGCTACTGAGATTGAAATTATCAATGATGAATTCAATTGTGTAAGGGGACGGCACAATGTAATGCCGGAACAGACTCCGGTTCCATTTTCAGTTGAGTGGGATGTAGCTCCTGTTCAGCCGGATCCGGCAATTTACAATTCCAATTCTTTTTATCCCTCAAATTCCGTTGAGTTCGCAGGATCAAGTGTCATACTTGGAATTCCTGTTGCGTATGTGAAGGTATTTCCCGCAAGATGGAACCCCATAAGCAGGACGGTTGACATTCTTACCGATCTGAAACTGAGAGTTACTTACGAAAGCAGTCCTGAGGCATCTACTGTTTCCAGGAGGAGTATACAGAGCGAACTTCGTTCACAGGAGATAATCAGGAATACGGTGGCAAACCCGGAGGGAGTATCCTGTTCGGGTGCAGCAATCGTTGATTCAAAGGATCTGACATACGGTGAGTACGTAATCATTACAATCGATGCTTACGAAAGTTACGCTCAGGAACTGGCGGACTGGAAAACTTCAAAGGGCGTACCGGCCAATGTTTATACGACAACCTGGATTAATAATAACTACAGCTGCTATGATCTGCAGCAGGAAATCCGAGCTTTCCTTACAGACTGCCGCGATGAAGGAGTTGAATACGTTCTCATCTATGGTGATGACAATGTAGTAACTGGCAGGGATGTTCTGATAACCCTCGGTACTGTTGAAGAGTATCCGCCCGTTGATCTCTACTGGTCCGATATCAACGATATGATTCCCGGAGCTGACCTGTGGGACAGCAATAATAACCATATCTGGGGTGAGTTCGAGGATGATAACGTCGACTATCATCCGGATCTCTGGACGGGAAGGGCAAGTGTTAATTCGACCGATGAGTGTACGATATTCAACGAAAAGGTTTTCGTTTACGAAGGTGTCTCATCTACCGATTATTTTGAAAGTTCAGAAATTGAAGAGAGGATCGGATACACAACTGAAATGCTGTGGCCGGGTTGTTACGGTTCCGCCGGTGCAGAGCTAATATCTCCCTATGTCCCATCAGAATGGGAAGAGGAGAAGTGTTACGATTCAAACGCAAACAACAGCTTCGCGATAACGGACAGTATGCTCAATGCCGGGCCTCATCATGTATACCATGCAAGCCATGGCGGACCTACGGGATTTTCGCTTCCCGGAGGGTCTTATTCTGTAAGCGATTTCAAGAATCTTACCAATATCTCAAGCGGAGGTCTTCCGGCGATCTGGAATTCCATATCATGTCTTATCGGGCATCTGGATTTATACGAATGCATGGGTGACGCATGGAACAATTCACCCGAAGGCGGTGGATTCGGTGCATTCAATGCAAGGTACGGTTTGGGCAATCCCGGCAACCCTGGATATGGCGTAAGCGAAGTGCTGAGCAGGTATTTTTACGATGTAATGTGGAACGATGATCTGTACATACTCGGCGTAGCCCATGCAATGGGTAACGATGCTATGTGCTGGCCCAATGGTGAGGCCGAAGACTGGTGCGTGAAGGGATACAACCTTTTTGGAGATCCGGAGCTTCCCATGTGGTCGCGCGATGTATCCATCCTTGAAGCTGTCCATACTACGAGTATTTCCGGAGCAACAAACCTGACTGTTGCCGTATCTTCGGGCGGAAGCCCTGTCAGCGGAGCCAGAATCTGTCTTCAGAAGGGTGATTGGCAAACTGGAGATATTTACGAGGTTGATACCGCGAATTCTGCGGGAGAGTGTACTTTCTATGTCAATCCATCCTCTACAGGCACAATATCAGTTGTAGCCTGGGCGAGGGATTGTGTCTCCTACCAGGGAACAATCACAGTTACGGGGACGGGATTTGAGGGTGGGGATCTTCAGGAATACATCAACGGTATCAACGCTGTATATCCCAGCCCTGCGATAAACAGTGTTACCATACCCTTCAGTATTGCGACTGACGGCATGACGAGAATAGATGTATACGATATATCCGGAAGAGTTGCGGCAACCATTGAGGCGGATGAAATGACCGCGGGTGAGCACAGCGTCCAATGGGAACTTGCAGATACCGATGGAAATCCCGTTCCTGCGGGAGTTTACTGTGTAAGGATCTCAACGCCGGAATGGACGGGTACGAGTAACATGGTGGTTGTCAGGTAG
- a CDS encoding tetratricopeptide repeat protein: protein MLNVIPRFIQSQVIDRIRQGEIAATAIFIDISGFTPMAEKLYKHGKVGSEVLSSVLNDTFQPIISKIYSFGGFISSFPGDAISAIFPSKSPDEIEPLVRIIQSQFSDESRKTQFGDFFISARLGVSQGSVLWGIVGKARKKTFFFRGKAISNSAEATDSCSPGEAVFVDNPNIPLKPVSSEYFQDIPDSIPKFTDIRTRIASRFTHQKVLGINEITGEFREIVPIFISFREMNIFRELNEFASMVLNAAAGFGGYFNGLFFEDKGASALVLFGAPVTYENNVERALEFILSIREDTRWDIRAGMSKGIAYTGVIGSKLRCTYTAIGDVANTAARIMSKAQWNQILVSDDVLQDLEIEYQTISLPPLILKGKTQAVSVLELVGGRRGINRNPFSDKFVGRSGELEKAQLFCTSLLEEKRSGGILYIYGDPGMGKSRLLFELSKELSDSCRTITIKTDDVLRKSLNPFIGFLKKYFNQEDSQSHIDNKIDFEEVWENLIEDVLEIEDTKSSDNVVDALENLHSVIGAMLGFHWGGSFYETLDAMGRFENTLYAINELFIAFSLLRPTIILLEDLQWLDRDSGKAFEFLSRNMKNYPLIIMVSSRLNDDGSKPALSLEDAIPKHEIVLDVLSDESSLELIIDLLEYPPEKELSSFVMSRTEGNPFYIEQFCLYLIENGHIGFENGTSSLVRKDQEIPSGIKTVLIARLDRLPEELRELVQCASILGQEFDTLILSEMQDRKDISGLLTAGEKEIIWTSSPAGSLYTFRHPLLRDASYDMQLRGHLRKLHSKAAKAVLKLYPDDKDQYISLAHHYENAKMFKEAILYHELAANYARDNYRNYDAIEMYDKLNTFYSWTEDVFMTESCVIFKSVDAPGFEDIPVIESVLKYISILSNQAAVLQISGEWDRAENTRRTILELALRINDMPAIAEAQYQLGKQLSRKGTNDESLDLLTLSLSLFTNIGDQNGITKVLGSIGVVHWHKGNSDEAMKCYEEQLDISLSESNLKETSLAHANMGVLEFTRRNSDKAMEHFKKHLELAIESGDRREEAKALGNLGIAYSSEENYSMTMECLEKELTIERELGHKAGICLVYGNMGIVFVRKGNYEKAIDFYRRSLKLAEELGDKSTIAKTLWNIGHLYINTGQLEVAEEIFTRSISIDEILGNNSILTTHITKLGNLYKLLNRYEKAEECYDKSISLIDETEQKKEYFDSVFEKADLYYRQKRYEDAGKLNMKAHQLAEETGDNELLFSSSFLRNLIISEKDSDEAVRNLENMLASFSTDEQKAELHFELHRILHDDDNRKRALEKYWLLYESDPKYSYLERINLLKD, encoded by the coding sequence AGCAACAGCGATCTTCATTGATATTTCCGGTTTTACACCAATGGCTGAAAAGCTCTACAAACATGGCAAAGTCGGCTCAGAAGTCCTTTCTTCAGTGCTTAATGATACTTTTCAGCCTATAATTTCAAAAATCTATTCTTTCGGCGGGTTCATATCCAGTTTTCCCGGAGATGCCATAAGCGCGATATTTCCTTCAAAATCACCTGACGAAATAGAACCTCTTGTCCGCATAATTCAAAGTCAGTTCAGTGATGAATCCAGAAAGACTCAATTCGGAGATTTCTTCATCAGCGCGCGCTTGGGTGTTTCTCAGGGGTCAGTTCTGTGGGGAATCGTGGGAAAAGCCCGAAAGAAAACGTTCTTCTTCAGGGGCAAAGCCATAAGCAATTCCGCTGAAGCTACCGATTCATGCTCTCCCGGTGAGGCCGTATTCGTCGATAATCCCAACATTCCGTTAAAACCTGTATCCAGCGAGTATTTTCAGGACATCCCGGATAGTATTCCGAAATTCACCGATATCAGAACCAGGATAGCAAGCCGGTTTACTCACCAGAAAGTACTTGGAATCAATGAAATAACAGGTGAATTCCGCGAGATAGTACCGATCTTCATCTCTTTCCGTGAAATGAACATCTTCAGGGAACTGAATGAATTCGCAAGTATGGTATTGAATGCGGCAGCAGGATTTGGCGGGTATTTCAATGGATTATTCTTCGAGGACAAAGGTGCTTCAGCGCTTGTGCTTTTCGGAGCTCCGGTAACATACGAGAATAATGTTGAAAGGGCGCTGGAATTTATTCTGTCAATTCGCGAAGATACGCGCTGGGATATCAGAGCGGGGATGTCAAAGGGCATCGCGTATACGGGAGTTATAGGATCAAAACTCAGATGTACTTATACAGCAATCGGGGATGTCGCTAATACGGCGGCGAGAATTATGAGCAAAGCTCAGTGGAATCAGATCTTAGTGTCTGATGATGTTCTTCAGGATCTTGAAATCGAATATCAGACCATCTCGCTCCCCCCCCTTATTCTCAAAGGCAAGACGCAGGCAGTCAGCGTTCTCGAACTTGTCGGCGGAAGAAGAGGAATAAACAGAAACCCGTTCAGTGATAAATTCGTTGGAAGAAGCGGTGAACTGGAGAAGGCTCAGTTATTCTGCACATCACTCCTGGAAGAAAAACGATCGGGAGGAATTCTATACATATACGGTGATCCGGGAATGGGAAAATCAAGATTGCTTTTCGAACTGTCAAAAGAGTTATCAGATTCATGCAGAACGATAACAATTAAAACCGATGATGTTCTCAGGAAAAGCCTTAATCCCTTCATCGGCTTTCTGAAGAAGTATTTCAATCAGGAAGACTCTCAATCGCATATAGACAACAAAATTGATTTTGAGGAAGTCTGGGAAAACCTTATCGAGGATGTTCTTGAAATCGAGGATACGAAATCATCCGATAACGTCGTGGATGCTCTTGAAAATCTGCATTCAGTTATCGGAGCGATGCTAGGCTTCCACTGGGGAGGGTCTTTCTACGAAACACTTGACGCTATGGGACGTTTCGAGAATACGCTTTACGCTATAAATGAGCTGTTCATCGCATTTTCATTACTGCGCCCTACAATTATCCTTCTCGAAGACCTGCAGTGGCTTGATCGAGATTCCGGTAAAGCCTTTGAATTTCTTTCGAGGAATATGAAGAACTACCCTCTTATTATCATGGTGTCAAGCAGGTTAAACGATGACGGATCAAAACCCGCACTCAGCTTGGAGGATGCTATTCCAAAACACGAAATTGTACTTGATGTTCTTTCAGATGAATCATCGCTCGAACTTATTATCGATCTCCTCGAATACCCGCCGGAAAAGGAACTCAGTTCTTTCGTAATGTCCCGAACGGAAGGCAATCCGTTCTATATAGAGCAGTTCTGCCTTTATCTGATTGAGAATGGACATATTGGTTTTGAAAACGGTACGAGCAGCCTTGTACGGAAAGATCAAGAAATACCGTCTGGAATAAAAACAGTCCTTATCGCACGGCTTGACAGGCTCCCCGAAGAACTCAGAGAGCTGGTGCAATGCGCATCGATACTGGGTCAGGAATTCGATACTCTGATACTTTCAGAGATGCAGGATCGCAAAGATATATCAGGTTTATTAACCGCTGGGGAAAAGGAGATAATCTGGACTTCTTCTCCCGCGGGCAGCCTGTATACATTCAGACATCCTCTTCTCCGCGACGCTTCTTACGACATGCAGCTGAGAGGTCATCTGCGAAAGCTTCACAGTAAAGCTGCCAAAGCTGTACTTAAGCTCTACCCGGATGACAAAGACCAGTACATCAGCCTGGCACATCATTACGAAAACGCGAAGATGTTCAAAGAGGCGATTCTCTATCATGAGCTTGCGGCCAACTATGCAAGGGATAACTACAGGAATTATGACGCGATAGAAATGTACGACAAACTGAATACTTTCTATTCCTGGACCGAAGATGTCTTCATGACGGAAAGCTGCGTAATATTCAAATCTGTCGACGCTCCGGGTTTTGAAGACATTCCTGTTATCGAGTCTGTGCTGAAGTACATAAGCATACTTTCGAACCAGGCCGCTGTATTGCAGATTTCGGGCGAATGGGACAGAGCTGAAAATACTCGAAGAACTATTCTTGAACTCGCACTGAGAATTAATGACATGCCTGCAATTGCCGAAGCACAATATCAGCTTGGAAAGCAACTTTCCAGAAAGGGCACGAACGATGAGTCTCTTGATCTTTTAACATTATCGCTTTCTCTGTTTACGAATATTGGCGATCAGAATGGTATCACGAAGGTTCTCGGGAGTATAGGTGTTGTCCACTGGCATAAAGGAAATTCTGATGAGGCAATGAAATGCTATGAAGAGCAACTTGATATTTCACTCAGTGAATCGAACTTAAAGGAGACCTCACTCGCACACGCTAACATGGGTGTACTGGAATTCACCAGAAGAAATTCAGACAAGGCTATGGAGCATTTCAAGAAACATCTTGAACTGGCAATCGAATCCGGTGACAGAAGAGAAGAAGCAAAAGCTCTGGGGAACCTTGGAATAGCCTACAGCAGCGAGGAAAATTACTCAATGACAATGGAATGCCTTGAAAAAGAGCTGACCATTGAAAGGGAACTCGGTCATAAGGCTGGTATATGCCTGGTTTATGGGAACATGGGCATTGTATTCGTCCGAAAGGGCAACTACGAAAAAGCAATAGATTTCTACAGGAGATCCCTGAAACTGGCGGAGGAACTGGGTGACAAATCTACAATCGCGAAGACTCTCTGGAACATTGGACACCTCTATATCAACACCGGACAGCTTGAAGTAGCTGAAGAGATTTTTACAAGAAGCATTTCAATAGACGAAATACTTGGCAATAATTCCATTCTAACAACTCATATCACAAAACTGGGTAATCTCTACAAGCTGCTTAACAGATATGAGAAGGCCGAAGAATGCTACGATAAATCTATCAGCTTAATTGATGAAACAGAACAGAAAAAAGAATATTTCGATAGCGTTTTTGAAAAGGCTGATCTCTATTACCGGCAGAAAAGGTACGAAGATGCCGGCAAATTAAATATGAAAGCTCATCAACTCGCTGAAGAAACCGGTGATAATGAACTGTTATTCAGTAGCAGTTTTCTTAGAAATCTGATCATTTCAGAGAAGGATTCGGATGAAGCGGTCAGGAACCTGGAAAATATGCTTGCATCATTCAGTACAGATGAGCAAAAAGCGGAACTGCACTTCGAGCTTCACAGAATACTGCATGATGACGATAACAGGAAAAGAGCACTTGAAAAATACTGGTTGCTTTACGAAAGTGATCCAAAGTACTCATACCTTGAAAGAATCAATTTACTGAAGGACTGA